In one window of Pseudomonas putida DNA:
- the dnaB gene encoding replicative DNA helicase, which translates to MNEITNPEQLDLQTAALKVPPHSIEAEQAVLGGLMLDNNAWERVLDQVSDGDFYRHDHRLIFRAVHKLADANQPFDVVTLHEQLDKEGLSTQVGGLAYLAELAKNTPSVANIKAYAAIIRERATLRQLISISTDIADNAFNPQGRNAEEILDDAERQIFQIAEARPKTGGPVGVNELLTMAIDRIDTLFNSDSDITGVSTGFTDLDEKTSGLQPADLVIVAGRPSMGKTTFAMNLVENAVLRSDKAVLVFSLEMPGESLIMRMLSSLGRIDQTKVRSGQLDDDDWPRLTSAVNLLNDRKLFIDDTAGISPSEMRARTRRLAREHGEIALIMVDYLQLMQIPGSAGDNRTNEISEISRSLKALAKEFNCPVIALSQLNRSLEQRPNKRPVNSDLRESGAIEQDADVIMFVYRDEVYHPETEHKGVAEIIIGKQRNGPIGFVRLAFIGKYTRFENLAPGMYNFDDDE; encoded by the coding sequence ATGAACGAGATTACCAATCCCGAACAGCTCGACCTGCAAACCGCTGCCCTGAAAGTGCCGCCGCATTCCATCGAGGCCGAACAGGCTGTGCTCGGTGGCTTGATGCTGGATAACAACGCCTGGGAGCGAGTGCTGGACCAGGTGTCCGATGGCGATTTCTACCGGCATGACCACCGTCTGATTTTCCGTGCTGTGCACAAGCTGGCCGATGCCAACCAGCCGTTCGACGTGGTCACCCTGCACGAGCAGTTGGACAAGGAAGGCCTATCGACCCAGGTCGGTGGCCTGGCGTACCTGGCCGAGCTGGCCAAGAACACTCCGTCGGTGGCCAACATCAAGGCCTACGCCGCGATCATCCGCGAGCGGGCGACGCTGCGCCAATTGATCAGCATCAGTACCGACATCGCCGACAACGCCTTCAACCCGCAAGGGCGCAACGCCGAAGAGATTCTCGACGACGCCGAGCGGCAGATCTTCCAGATCGCCGAGGCGCGGCCCAAGACCGGTGGACCGGTGGGGGTCAACGAGCTGTTGACCATGGCTATCGACCGTATCGACACCTTGTTCAACTCCGACAGCGACATCACCGGTGTTTCCACCGGCTTTACCGACCTGGACGAGAAGACCAGCGGCCTGCAGCCCGCCGACCTGGTCATCGTCGCCGGCCGTCCGTCGATGGGCAAGACCACCTTCGCCATGAACCTGGTCGAGAACGCCGTGCTGCGCAGCGACAAGGCTGTGCTGGTGTTCTCCCTCGAGATGCCTGGCGAATCGCTGATCATGCGTATGCTCTCGTCGCTGGGTCGCATCGACCAGACCAAGGTCCGCTCCGGCCAGCTCGACGACGATGACTGGCCGCGCCTGACCTCGGCGGTCAATCTGCTCAATGACCGCAAGCTGTTCATCGACGACACCGCCGGTATCAGCCCCTCGGAGATGCGTGCACGTACCCGCCGCCTGGCGCGTGAGCATGGCGAGATCGCGCTGATCATGGTCGACTACCTGCAGCTGATGCAGATTCCGGGCTCGGCCGGCGACAACCGGACCAACGAGATTTCCGAGATCTCGCGCTCGCTCAAGGCCCTGGCCAAGGAGTTCAACTGCCCGGTCATCGCGCTGTCGCAGCTCAACCGCTCCCTGGAGCAGCGCCCGAACAAGCGCCCGGTCAACTCCGACCTTCGTGAATCCGGAGCGATCGAGCAGGACGCCGACGTGATCATGTTCGTCTACCGTGACGAGGTGTATCACCCCGAGACCGAGCACAAGGGCGTGGCGGAAATCATCATCGGCAAGCAGCGTAACGGTCCGATCGGTTTTGTACGCCTGGCGTTCATTGGCAAGTACACCCGCTTCGAGAACCTGGCGCCGGGCATGTACAACTTCGACGACGACGAATAA
- the rplI gene encoding 50S ribosomal protein L9: protein MELILLEKVANLGNLGDKVKVKAGYGRNFLLPFGKATVANAANLAAFEERRAELEKAAADKKASAESRAAQLAELEVTITATAGDEGKLFGSIGTHDIADALTASGVEVAKAEVRLPNGTIRQVGEYDVAVHLHSDVEATVRVVVVAA, encoded by the coding sequence ATGGAACTGATCCTGCTGGAAAAAGTCGCCAACCTGGGCAACCTGGGCGACAAAGTAAAAGTTAAGGCTGGTTACGGCCGTAACTTCCTGCTGCCATTCGGCAAGGCCACCGTTGCCAACGCCGCTAACCTGGCTGCATTCGAAGAGCGTCGTGCAGAGCTGGAAAAAGCCGCTGCCGACAAGAAAGCTTCGGCTGAAAGCCGCGCTGCCCAACTGGCCGAGCTGGAAGTGACCATCACTGCCACCGCTGGCGACGAAGGCAAGCTGTTCGGTTCGATCGGCACCCACGACATCGCTGATGCTCTGACCGCCTCCGGCGTTGAAGTGGCCAAGGCTGAAGTTCGTCTGCCGAACGGCACCATCCGTCAGGTTGGCGAATACGACGTAGCTGTGCACCTGCACAGCGACGTTGAAGCCACCGTACGCGTGGTCGTCGTAGCTGCCTAA
- the rpsR gene encoding 30S ribosomal protein S18, whose protein sequence is MARFFRRRKFCRFTAEDVKEIDFKDLNTLKAYVSETGKIVPSRITGTKARYQRQLATAIKRARFLALLPYTDSHGR, encoded by the coding sequence ATGGCACGTTTCTTCCGTCGTCGTAAATTCTGCCGCTTCACTGCTGAAGACGTGAAAGAGATCGACTTCAAAGATCTCAACACCCTGAAAGCTTACGTATCCGAAACCGGCAAGATCGTTCCAAGCCGTATCACTGGTACCAAAGCTCGTTATCAGCGTCAGCTGGCTACCGCTATCAAGCGCGCCCGCTTCCTGGCCCTGCTGCCCTACACCGACAGCCACGGCCGCTGA
- the rpsF gene encoding 30S ribosomal protein S6: MRHYEIIFLVHPDQSEQVGGMVERYTKLIEEDGGKIHRLEDWGRRQLAYAINNVHKAHYVMLNVECTGKALAELEDNFRYNDAVIRNLVIRRDEAVTGQSEMLKAEENRSERRERRERPEHADSADGDDSNDSDSSDNADE, translated from the coding sequence ATGCGTCATTACGAAATCATCTTCCTGGTTCACCCGGACCAGAGCGAGCAAGTCGGCGGCATGGTCGAGCGTTACACCAAGCTGATCGAAGAAGATGGTGGCAAGATCCACCGCCTGGAAGACTGGGGCCGTCGTCAACTGGCCTACGCAATCAACAATGTTCACAAGGCTCACTACGTGATGCTGAACGTTGAGTGCACCGGCAAGGCCCTGGCCGAGCTGGAAGACAACTTCCGCTACAACGATGCCGTTATCCGTAACCTGGTCATCCGTCGCGACGAAGCCGTTACCGGTCAGTCCGAGATGCTGAAGGCTGAAGAGAACCGCAGCGAGCGCCGTGAGCGTCGCGAGCGTCCTGAGCATGCTGACTCCGCCGATGGCGACGACAGCAATGACAGCGACTCCAGCGATAACGCTGACGAGTAA
- the rlmB gene encoding 23S rRNA (guanosine(2251)-2'-O)-methyltransferase RlmB, which yields MSQLEKIYGVHAVQALLQHHPKRVKQIWLSEGRSEPRLQALLALAAENRVAVGQAERRELDAWVEGVHQGVVAEVSPSQVWGEAMLEELLERTETPPLILVLDGVTDPHNLGACLRTADAAGATAVVIPKDKSATLTGVVRKVACGAAEVIPLVAVTNLARTLEKLQQRGLWVVGTAGEAEQEIYQQDLTGPLVMIMGAEGKGMRRLTREHCDFLVKLPMAGSVSSLNVSVATGVCLFEAVRQRQAKR from the coding sequence ATGAGTCAGCTGGAAAAAATCTACGGCGTACATGCCGTGCAGGCGTTGCTGCAGCACCATCCCAAGCGGGTCAAGCAGATCTGGTTGTCGGAAGGGCGTAGCGAGCCGCGTCTTCAGGCGCTGCTGGCACTGGCTGCAGAAAACCGCGTTGCGGTCGGCCAGGCCGAGCGCCGTGAGCTGGACGCCTGGGTCGAGGGCGTGCACCAGGGTGTGGTCGCCGAGGTGAGCCCAAGCCAGGTGTGGGGCGAAGCGATGCTCGAGGAGTTGCTCGAGCGCACCGAGACGCCGCCGCTGATCCTGGTGCTCGACGGTGTCACCGACCCGCACAACCTCGGCGCCTGCCTGCGCACCGCCGATGCTGCGGGCGCAACTGCCGTGGTGATTCCCAAGGACAAGTCGGCCACACTCACAGGCGTGGTGCGCAAGGTCGCCTGTGGCGCTGCCGAGGTAATCCCGCTGGTGGCCGTGACCAACCTGGCGCGCACCCTGGAGAAACTCCAGCAGCGCGGCCTGTGGGTGGTCGGCACTGCTGGCGAAGCGGAGCAGGAGATCTACCAGCAGGACCTCACCGGTCCGCTGGTGATGATCATGGGCGCAGAAGGCAAGGGCATGCGCCGCCTGACCCGTGAGCATTGCGACTTCCTGGTGAAGCTGCCGATGGCTGGTAGTGTCAGCAGTCTGAACGTCTCGGTGGCGACCGGGGTGTGTCTGTTCGAGGCGGTGAGGCAGCGTCAGGCCAAGCGTTGA
- the rnr gene encoding ribonuclease R: MADWQSLDPEAAREAEKYENPIPSRELILQRLADRGEPAAREELAAEFGLYEEDQIEALRRRLRAMERDGQLIYTRRGTYAPVDKLDLICGRVSGHRDGFGFLIPDDGSEDLFLSPAQMRLVFDGDRGLARVSGVDRRGRREGVLVEIISRAHESVVGRYFEEGGIGYVTPDNPKIQQEVLVTAGRNGGAKIGQFVEIKITHWPTPRFQPQGDVVEVIGNYMAPGMEIDVALRSYDIPHVWPKDVIKEARKFRSEVEEKDKEKRIDLRHLPFVTIDGEDARDFDDAVYCEPLGKLRLFSGGWRLYVAIADVSSYVRLGSALDVEAQQRGNSVYFPERVIPMLPEELSNGLCSLNPHVDRLAMVCEMTINKAGQMVDYQFYEGVIHSHARLTYNKVSSMLEHSRTREGKALREEYSAVLPDLKHLYALYKVLVDARHTRGAIDFETQETRIIFGEDRKIDEIRPTVRNDAHKLIEECMLAANVATAEFLQKHNVPSLYRVHDGPPPERLEKLRAFLGELGLSLHKGKDPSPKDYQALLASIAGRPDFHLIQTVMLRSLSQAVYSTENNGHFGLNYEAYTHFTSPIRRYPDLLVHRAIRSVIRSKIDTPHVKRAGAMSIPKARIYPYDENSLEQMGEQCSMTERRADEATRDVVNWLKCEYMRDRVGETFPGVITAVTGFGLFIELTDIYVEGLVHVSALPGDYYHFDPVHHRLAGERTGRSFRLGDTIEVKVMRVDLEQRKIDFELSEAAIKAPGGRKPRSESADAGKPATIKGAAKSEPAPATEARISPKPRSRKSEASEAYFPKDAVQRNAEVRKSREMKKALMGDARQHTSSKAEKGSKAAGKTKHRKGPSKSGAPRKGKSGKS, from the coding sequence ATGGCCGATTGGCAATCCCTCGATCCCGAGGCCGCTCGCGAAGCGGAAAAATACGAGAATCCCATCCCCAGCCGTGAGCTGATCCTGCAGCGCCTTGCCGACCGTGGCGAACCCGCCGCGCGCGAGGAGCTGGCGGCAGAGTTCGGTCTGTACGAAGAAGACCAGATCGAGGCCCTGCGCCGCCGTCTGCGCGCGATGGAGCGTGATGGTCAGCTTATCTATACCCGGCGCGGCACCTATGCCCCGGTAGACAAGCTCGACCTGATCTGCGGCCGCGTCTCCGGCCACCGCGATGGCTTCGGCTTCCTGATCCCCGACGACGGCAGCGAAGACCTGTTCCTCAGCCCTGCGCAGATGCGCCTGGTGTTCGACGGCGACCGCGGCCTTGCCCGCGTGTCCGGTGTCGATCGCCGTGGCCGCCGCGAAGGCGTGCTGGTCGAGATCATCTCCCGCGCCCATGAAAGCGTGGTTGGCCGCTACTTCGAAGAAGGCGGCATCGGCTATGTGACCCCCGACAACCCGAAGATCCAGCAGGAAGTGCTGGTGACTGCGGGGCGCAACGGCGGCGCCAAGATCGGCCAGTTCGTCGAGATCAAGATCACCCACTGGCCGACCCCGCGGTTCCAGCCGCAAGGTGATGTGGTCGAGGTGATCGGTAACTACATGGCGCCGGGCATGGAGATCGATGTCGCCCTGCGCAGCTACGACATCCCCCACGTCTGGCCCAAGGACGTGATCAAGGAAGCGCGCAAGTTCCGCTCCGAAGTCGAAGAGAAGGACAAGGAAAAGCGCATCGACCTGCGCCACCTGCCGTTCGTCACCATCGACGGCGAGGACGCCCGCGACTTCGACGACGCCGTCTATTGCGAGCCGCTGGGCAAGCTGCGCCTGTTCTCCGGCGGCTGGCGCCTGTACGTGGCGATCGCCGACGTTTCCAGCTACGTGCGCCTGGGCTCGGCCCTGGACGTCGAGGCCCAGCAGCGTGGCAACTCGGTGTACTTCCCCGAGCGTGTGATTCCGATGCTGCCCGAGGAACTCTCCAACGGTCTGTGCTCGCTGAATCCGCATGTCGATCGCCTGGCCATGGTCTGCGAGATGACCATCAACAAGGCCGGCCAGATGGTCGACTACCAGTTCTACGAAGGCGTGATCCACTCCCATGCGCGTCTGACCTACAACAAGGTCAGCAGCATGCTCGAGCACTCCCGCACCCGCGAGGGCAAGGCCCTGCGCGAGGAGTACAGCGCGGTACTACCGGACCTCAAGCACCTCTACGCGCTGTACAAGGTGCTGGTCGATGCCCGTCATACCCGTGGTGCGATCGACTTCGAAACCCAGGAAACCCGGATCATCTTCGGCGAAGACCGCAAGATCGACGAAATTCGTCCGACCGTGCGCAACGACGCCCACAAGTTGATCGAGGAATGCATGCTGGCGGCCAACGTCGCCACTGCCGAGTTCCTGCAGAAGCACAACGTGCCGTCTCTGTACCGCGTGCACGATGGGCCGCCACCGGAGCGCCTGGAAAAACTGCGCGCCTTCCTCGGTGAGCTGGGTCTGTCGCTGCACAAGGGCAAGGACCCCTCGCCGAAGGACTACCAGGCCCTGCTGGCGAGCATCGCCGGGCGCCCGGACTTCCACCTGATCCAGACCGTCATGCTGCGCTCGCTGAGTCAGGCGGTGTACAGCACCGAGAACAATGGCCACTTCGGCCTGAACTACGAGGCGTACACCCACTTCACCTCACCGATCCGCCGTTACCCGGACCTGTTGGTGCACCGCGCCATCCGTAGCGTGATCCGCTCGAAGATCGACACCCCGCACGTCAAGCGCGCCGGTGCGATGAGCATTCCCAAGGCGCGGATCTACCCGTACGACGAGAACAGCCTCGAGCAGATGGGCGAGCAGTGCTCGATGACCGAGCGCCGTGCCGATGAAGCCACCCGCGACGTGGTCAACTGGCTCAAGTGCGAATACATGCGTGATCGCGTGGGCGAAACCTTCCCAGGCGTGATCACCGCGGTGACCGGTTTCGGCCTGTTCATCGAGCTGACCGACATCTATGTCGAGGGTCTGGTGCACGTCAGTGCGCTGCCGGGCGACTACTACCACTTCGATCCTGTGCATCACCGCCTCGCCGGTGAGCGCACCGGTCGCAGCTTCCGCCTGGGCGACACCATCGAAGTGAAGGTGATGCGCGTCGACCTCGAGCAGCGCAAGATCGACTTCGAACTTTCCGAAGCCGCGATCAAGGCGCCGGGCGGCCGCAAGCCGCGTAGCGAATCGGCTGACGCCGGCAAGCCTGCGACCATCAAGGGTGCGGCCAAGTCTGAACCGGCACCGGCCACCGAGGCGAGGATCTCGCCCAAGCCGCGCAGCCGCAAGAGCGAAGCTTCTGAAGCCTACTTCCCGAAAGACGCCGTGCAGCGTAACGCCGAAGTGCGCAAGAGCCGCGAGATGAAGAAGGCGCTGATGGGGGATGCGCGGCAGCACACCAGCAGCAAGGCCGAGAAGGGCAGCAAGGCTGCGGGCAAGACCAAGCATCGCAAAGGCCCGTCGAAGTCCGGCGCGCCGCGTAAGGGCAAGAGCGGCAAGTCATGA
- a CDS encoding extracellular solute-binding protein encodes MTIRPKPLMRTLAAAVLGLVIGAPAALADEPVTLTMYNGQHKEIGEAIAKAYEAKTGIHINIRKGSSNQLASQIIEEGARSPADIIYTEESPPLNNLGELGLLAKIDDATLDMLPKEYVGANGTWMGVTARTRVVVYNPKKIDEKDLPTTVMDFADPEWDGRVGYVPTSGAFQEQAVAILKMHGREATEEWLTGLKAFGKTYTNNMVALKAVEKGEVAAVLVNNYYWYALERERGKLDSKLYYLADGDAGNLVTISGAAAVKASKHPKEAQALLNWMASEEGQRVITQTTAEYPLHKGMVSDRGLKPFEELRPPKISPADLGNAEEAIELEREVGLL; translated from the coding sequence ATGACGATCCGCCCGAAACCGCTGATGCGCACCCTGGCCGCCGCTGTCCTGGGCCTGGTGATTGGCGCGCCGGCCGCCCTGGCAGACGAACCGGTCACGCTGACCATGTACAACGGCCAGCACAAGGAAATCGGCGAAGCCATCGCCAAGGCCTACGAGGCCAAGACCGGTATCCACATCAATATCCGCAAGGGCAGCAGCAATCAGCTGGCCAGCCAGATCATCGAGGAAGGCGCGCGCTCGCCTGCCGACATCATCTACACCGAAGAATCCCCGCCACTGAACAACCTGGGCGAACTGGGCCTGCTGGCGAAGATCGACGACGCCACGCTGGACATGCTGCCCAAGGAATACGTGGGCGCCAACGGCACCTGGATGGGCGTGACCGCGCGCACCCGCGTGGTGGTCTACAACCCGAAGAAGATCGACGAGAAAGACCTCCCCACCACCGTGATGGACTTTGCCGATCCCGAGTGGGATGGCCGCGTCGGTTACGTGCCGACCAGTGGCGCCTTCCAGGAGCAGGCCGTCGCCATCCTCAAGATGCACGGCCGCGAAGCCACTGAAGAATGGCTGACCGGCCTGAAGGCGTTCGGCAAGACCTACACCAACAACATGGTTGCACTGAAAGCAGTGGAAAAAGGCGAAGTCGCTGCCGTGCTGGTGAATAACTATTACTGGTACGCCCTGGAGCGCGAGCGCGGCAAGCTCGACTCCAAGCTCTACTACCTGGCCGACGGTGACGCCGGCAACCTGGTGACCATCTCCGGCGCTGCGGCCGTCAAGGCCAGCAAGCATCCCAAGGAAGCCCAGGCACTGCTCAACTGGATGGCCAGCGAAGAAGGCCAGCGCGTGATCACCCAGACCACCGCCGAATATCCCCTGCACAAAGGCATGGTCTCCGACCGCGGCCTGAAGCCGTTCGAAGAGCTGCGTCCACCGAAGATCAGCCCGGCCGACCTTGGCAATGCCGAAGAAGCCATCGAGCTCGAACGTGAGGTCGGTCTGCTCTGA
- a CDS encoding ABC transporter permease encodes MTAAAPDPALVRFVPRRKRPSVWVVLPVLFLVAMSLLPLLYVAIKAWEAGLHEALRLLWRPFVWGLLRNTLLLMVGVTLVCMVVGLALAWLLERSDLRGRRLWGVVLCLPFAVPSFVSSFTWVSLSSDFEGLGGAILVMALSKYPLVFLPVAATLRNLDTSLEESARTLGCSRWGVFLKVTLPLLWPAMLGGALLIALHMLVEFGALSILGLQTFTTAIYQQFELEFSNANAAMLSAVLLALCLVMLWLELRVRGKARHVRIGQGVARRAQPLRLKGWSLPAQLFCLGLAVLGSGIPLAMLGYWLSVGSSAAFPAAAIGKALLTSLSVSLGGAGFCVVLALPISFLVVRYKGRLAIWAERLPYLLHALPGLVIALTLVFFALHYVPALYQTTALLILAYALLFLPLAQAPVRTALNKASPTLEEAARTLGASSFAAFCRVTLPIIFPALAAAFALVFLDAMKELTATLLLSPTGMTTLATEVWAHTANVEFAAAAPYAALLILVSGLPVYLLTTRMYLNKA; translated from the coding sequence ATGACTGCCGCCGCGCCCGATCCGGCCCTGGTACGCTTCGTGCCACGCCGCAAGCGCCCCTCCGTGTGGGTGGTGCTGCCTGTGCTGTTCCTGGTGGCGATGAGCCTGCTGCCACTGCTGTATGTCGCCATCAAGGCCTGGGAAGCCGGCTTGCATGAAGCCCTGCGCCTGCTCTGGCGCCCATTCGTGTGGGGGTTGCTGCGCAACACCTTGCTGCTGATGGTGGGGGTTACCCTGGTGTGCATGGTGGTCGGCCTGGCGCTGGCCTGGCTGCTCGAACGCAGCGACCTGCGCGGGCGCCGCCTGTGGGGCGTGGTGCTGTGCCTGCCGTTTGCCGTACCTTCGTTCGTCAGCAGCTTTACCTGGGTGTCGCTGAGCTCGGACTTCGAAGGGCTCGGCGGGGCGATCCTGGTCATGGCGCTGTCGAAGTATCCGCTGGTGTTCCTGCCGGTGGCGGCAACCTTGCGCAACCTCGACACCTCGCTGGAGGAGTCGGCGCGCACCCTCGGTTGCAGCCGCTGGGGCGTGTTCCTCAAGGTCACCCTGCCATTGCTGTGGCCCGCCATGCTCGGCGGCGCGCTGCTGATCGCCCTGCACATGCTGGTGGAGTTCGGCGCACTGTCGATCCTCGGCCTGCAGACCTTCACCACGGCGATCTACCAGCAGTTCGAACTGGAGTTCAGCAACGCCAACGCCGCAATGCTCTCGGCTGTGCTGCTCGCACTGTGCCTGGTGATGCTCTGGCTGGAGCTGCGCGTGCGCGGCAAGGCCCGCCACGTGCGCATCGGCCAGGGCGTGGCGCGTCGGGCACAGCCCTTGCGGCTCAAAGGCTGGAGCCTGCCAGCACAGCTGTTCTGTCTCGGGCTGGCGGTGCTGGGCAGCGGCATTCCGCTGGCCATGCTTGGCTATTGGCTGAGTGTCGGCTCGTCGGCAGCCTTCCCGGCGGCGGCAATCGGCAAGGCCTTGCTGACCTCCCTGTCGGTATCGCTGGGCGGTGCTGGCTTCTGCGTAGTGCTGGCATTGCCGATCAGCTTCCTGGTGGTGCGCTATAAAGGCCGCCTGGCGATCTGGGCCGAACGCCTGCCCTACCTGCTGCATGCGCTTCCCGGCCTGGTGATCGCTCTGACCCTGGTGTTCTTCGCCCTGCACTACGTGCCAGCGCTCTACCAGACCACTGCGCTGCTGATCCTGGCCTACGCCCTGCTCTTCCTGCCGCTGGCCCAGGCGCCAGTGCGCACAGCGCTGAACAAGGCCTCGCCAACGCTCGAGGAAGCCGCCCGCACCCTGGGCGCCAGCAGCTTCGCGGCATTCTGCCGGGTCACGCTACCGATCATCTTCCCGGCCCTGGCTGCGGCCTTCGCCCTGGTGTTCCTGGATGCCATGAAGGAGCTGACCGCGACCTTGCTGCTCAGCCCGACTGGCATGACTACCCTGGCCACGGAAGTCTGGGCGCATACTGCCAATGTCGAGTTCGCGGCCGCCGCGCCCTACGCGGCGCTGCTGATCCTGGTATCGGGATTGCCGGTATACCTGCTGACGACACGGATGTACCTGAACAAGGCGTAG
- a CDS encoding SDR family NAD(P)-dependent oxidoreductase, whose product MAHIFITGVSSGIGLALARLHLERGDEVWGISRRVPTALLEHPRMHFRALDLCAGEAVQPVLQAFIGETTFETAYLNAGTFGSAPELASNTPVESFRSVLELNLVAVKWVLDLLLCRQAKVSQVVFSASVSGIRQRAGMLSYSVSKAALNALAKVYQLENPQVFFAVLGLCNVATTVAQTILQADERFPELVALRERSTQPGYIVSAQQRAAQIVELLGRRHAIALQSGQFYEVRALLERMHMEVCQ is encoded by the coding sequence ATGGCTCACATATTCATTACGGGCGTCAGTTCGGGCATCGGGCTGGCACTGGCCAGGTTACACTTGGAGCGGGGCGATGAGGTCTGGGGTATTTCGCGACGGGTACCAACGGCGCTGCTGGAGCATCCACGCATGCATTTCCGGGCGCTGGATCTTTGTGCGGGCGAGGCTGTCCAGCCTGTTCTGCAGGCCTTCATCGGTGAGACGACATTCGAAACGGCCTACCTTAATGCCGGAACATTCGGCAGCGCGCCGGAGCTTGCGAGCAATACGCCAGTGGAGTCCTTCCGCTCGGTGCTGGAGCTCAATCTGGTAGCGGTGAAATGGGTGCTTGACCTGCTGCTGTGCCGACAGGCCAAGGTTAGCCAGGTGGTGTTCTCGGCCTCGGTTTCAGGCATTCGTCAGCGCGCAGGCATGCTTTCCTACAGTGTCTCCAAGGCCGCCCTCAACGCCCTGGCCAAGGTCTACCAGCTGGAGAATCCGCAGGTGTTCTTTGCGGTGCTCGGGTTATGCAATGTCGCCACCACCGTGGCGCAAACCATCCTGCAGGCCGACGAGCGCTTTCCCGAACTGGTGGCTTTGCGAGAGCGCTCGACGCAGCCGGGGTACATCGTCAGTGCGCAACAACGCGCCGCGCAAATCGTCGAACTGCTTGGTCGACGTCACGCGATCGCGCTGCAATCAGGACAATTCTACGAAGTCAGAGCGCTTCTCGAACGCATGCACATGGAGGTTTGCCAATGA
- a CDS encoding SDR family NAD(P)-dependent oxidoreductase, producing MQFQGKTIVVTGGSSGIGLSIARRLSEEGARVVVLGRSLEKGRSALEQLGAQASFIPCDVAEPGAVRDAFAEIEARFGGLDHAVNAAGITAPYAQVADLQVQDWERVVRINLSGPLYCLQHELRLIARKAGGSIVNLSSCAGVMAMPNQAAYVASKAGLNALTQVVAMENACDRDGRHAVRVNAVAPGPILGGMNSPERLAANPGGTERKINATVMKRFGEAGEVAAAVLFLLGDGASYMTGSVLSVDGGYHIGKFE from the coding sequence ATGCAGTTTCAGGGAAAGACCATCGTTGTCACCGGTGGCAGCAGTGGTATCGGCCTGAGCATTGCCCGGCGGCTGAGCGAGGAGGGGGCGCGCGTCGTTGTGCTCGGCCGCAGCCTGGAGAAGGGGCGTTCGGCGCTTGAGCAACTGGGCGCGCAGGCCAGTTTCATCCCGTGCGATGTAGCTGAGCCTGGCGCGGTGCGCGATGCCTTCGCCGAGATAGAGGCGCGTTTCGGCGGACTCGACCATGCCGTCAATGCCGCGGGTATCACTGCACCATATGCGCAGGTCGCCGACCTTCAGGTACAGGACTGGGAGCGGGTCGTGCGTATCAATCTGAGCGGCCCGTTGTATTGCCTGCAACATGAGTTGCGGTTGATCGCCAGGAAGGCAGGCGGCTCGATCGTCAATCTGTCCTCCTGCGCGGGGGTGATGGCCATGCCCAACCAGGCTGCTTATGTGGCGAGCAAGGCAGGGCTCAACGCCCTGACCCAAGTGGTGGCGATGGAGAATGCCTGCGACCGCGATGGGCGCCATGCAGTGCGTGTCAATGCGGTAGCGCCAGGGCCGATTCTTGGCGGGATGAACTCTCCGGAGCGGCTGGCGGCCAATCCTGGGGGCACCGAGCGCAAGATCAACGCTACGGTCATGAAGCGCTTCGGCGAGGCAGGCGAGGTGGCTGCTGCAGTGTTGTTCCTGCTTGGCGACGGCGCCAGCTACATGACTGGCAGCGTGTTGAGCGTCGATGGCGGCTATCACATCGGCAAGTTCGAGTGA